From the genome of Novosphingobium sp. TH158, one region includes:
- a CDS encoding nucleotidyltransferase family protein produces the protein MAGMKAVPETAMIMAAGKGTRMMPLTKDRPKPLVRVAGTTLLDHVLVHLRNAGVGRIVVNVHYMADQIEAHLAAHAGDFAVTVSDERALLLDTGGGLVQARDMIAGDPFICVNADNWWTDSGDNAFRRMADMWDGDRMDVLMLVVPFERAGNTQGTGDFDLDEQGRLSREGGKRARPYVWTGVQMLSKRLIVDAPEAVFSTNVFWDRAIAAGRCFGLVHEGQWFDVGYPEAIGMTEAALGYGG, from the coding sequence ATGGCAGGTATGAAAGCCGTGCCGGAAACGGCGATGATCATGGCCGCGGGCAAGGGCACGCGGATGATGCCGCTGACCAAGGACCGCCCGAAGCCGCTGGTGCGCGTTGCCGGGACGACCCTGCTCGATCACGTGCTGGTCCACCTGCGCAATGCCGGGGTCGGCCGGATCGTCGTCAACGTCCACTACATGGCCGACCAGATCGAGGCGCACCTGGCCGCCCACGCCGGCGATTTCGCGGTGACCGTTTCGGATGAGCGCGCCCTGCTGCTCGATACCGGGGGCGGGCTTGTCCAGGCCAGGGACATGATCGCGGGCGATCCCTTTATTTGCGTCAACGCCGATAACTGGTGGACTGACAGCGGCGACAATGCCTTTCGCCGCATGGCAGACATGTGGGACGGCGATCGCATGGACGTGCTCATGCTGGTGGTGCCTTTCGAGCGGGCCGGCAACACGCAGGGGACCGGCGATTTCGATCTCGACGAGCAGGGCCGCCTCTCGCGCGAGGGCGGCAAGCGGGCGCGTCCCTATGTCTGGACCGGGGTGCAGATGCTGTCCAAGCGCCTGATCGTCGATGCGCCCGAAGCCGTGTTCTCGACCAACGTGTTCTGGGACCGGGCGATCGCCGCGGGTCGGTGTTTCGGGCTGGTCCACGAAGGCCAGTGGTTCGATGTCGGCTATCCCGAGGCCATCGGCATGACCGAGGCGGCGCTTGGCTATGGCGGCTGA
- a CDS encoding inositol monophosphatase family protein gives MRRASEQAILPRYQSLAAHEVDAKAADDVVTVADHEAEAILSEGLARLLPEAAIVGEEACHADPALMDRLSDDLCWIVDPLDGTNNFAAGKPPFGVLVALAERGETIAGWIYDCLTGRFCHAQLGKGAYVDGERIFARSSGESPPIAAISLVFADPARREALKTGIAPHYTCVDIPRCAAEQWPRLALGINDVSIFERTLAWDHAAGVLLLNEAGGKAARPDGRPYRVDEHLLPGLLGASSEALWDELAGRMAGL, from the coding sequence ATGCGGCGCGCCAGCGAGCAGGCGATCCTGCCGCGCTACCAGTCGCTTGCCGCGCACGAAGTGGATGCCAAGGCGGCTGACGATGTCGTCACCGTCGCCGATCACGAGGCTGAGGCGATCCTTAGCGAGGGACTGGCGCGGCTGCTGCCCGAAGCGGCGATCGTCGGCGAGGAAGCCTGCCACGCCGATCCGGCGCTGATGGACCGCTTGTCGGATGACCTTTGCTGGATCGTCGATCCGCTTGACGGGACCAACAATTTCGCTGCCGGCAAGCCGCCCTTCGGCGTGCTCGTCGCCCTGGCGGAACGCGGCGAAACGATTGCCGGATGGATCTACGATTGCCTCACCGGTCGTTTCTGCCACGCGCAACTCGGCAAGGGCGCCTATGTCGATGGCGAGCGCATCTTTGCCCGTTCCAGCGGGGAAAGCCCGCCGATTGCCGCGATCTCGCTGGTCTTTGCCGACCCGGCCCGGCGCGAGGCGCTGAAGACGGGGATTGCCCCGCACTACACCTGCGTCGACATTCCGCGCTGCGCCGCCGAACAATGGCCGCGACTGGCGCTCGGCATCAACGATGTTTCGATTTTCGAGCGCACGCTGGCCTGGGACCATGCCGCAGGCGTGCTGCTGCTCAATGAAGCGGGCGGCAAGGCTGCGCGCCCGGATGGCCGGCCCTATCGGGTGGACGAGCACCTGCTGCCCGGCCTGCTCGGTGCCTCCAGCGAAGCGCTGTGGGACGAACTGGCCGGGCGCATGGCCGGTCTTTAA
- the argJ gene encoding bifunctional glutamate N-acetyltransferase/amino-acid acetyltransferase ArgJ: MSETTSPLASPFPAMPPVDGVTLRVARAGYKDWGRCDLTFAELAEGTAVAGVFTRNVCCSSEVELGREQVKAGRARALVVNAGNSNAFTGYRGREAVEQIIEQVADRLECTMAEVFVSSTGVIGVPLPKDKARAGVAAALEAEPCGWEDAARAIGTTDTFTKGAMAQAVVDGRTVTLCAIIKGSGMIAPDMATMLGYIFTDCAIAPGYLQELLSAANARTFSCITVDGDTSTSDTVLAFATGKAGNQQINCAGCPGADAFAAALEDVCRQLAHLVVKDGEGAQKFIQIAVTGAVSDESARKVGLAIANSPLVKTAIAGEDANWGRVVMAVGKAGEPADRDKLSIGFGGTWAARDGLPRADYDEAPVAEHLKGREVTIQVDLGLGEGRATVWTCDLTHGYISINADYRS, from the coding sequence ATGTCGGAAACCACCTCTCCCCTCGCCTCGCCCTTCCCTGCCATGCCGCCGGTCGATGGCGTCACGCTGCGCGTCGCGCGCGCAGGCTACAAGGACTGGGGCCGCTGCGACCTGACCTTTGCAGAACTGGCCGAAGGAACGGCCGTGGCCGGGGTGTTCACCCGCAACGTCTGCTGTTCCAGCGAGGTCGAACTGGGGCGCGAGCAGGTGAAGGCAGGCCGCGCCCGCGCGCTGGTCGTCAATGCCGGCAATTCGAACGCCTTCACCGGCTATCGCGGACGCGAGGCGGTGGAACAGATCATCGAGCAGGTGGCGGATCGCCTCGAATGCACGATGGCGGAGGTCTTCGTCTCCTCCACCGGCGTGATCGGCGTGCCACTGCCCAAGGACAAGGCCCGCGCCGGTGTCGCCGCCGCGCTGGAGGCCGAGCCTTGCGGCTGGGAAGACGCCGCCCGCGCAATCGGCACAACCGATACCTTCACCAAGGGCGCCATGGCGCAGGCCGTGGTCGATGGCCGCACCGTAACGCTGTGCGCCATCATCAAAGGCAGCGGCATGATCGCGCCCGATATGGCGACCATGCTTGGCTACATCTTCACCGATTGCGCCATCGCGCCGGGCTATCTGCAGGAACTGCTCAGCGCCGCCAATGCGCGCACGTTCAGCTGCATCACCGTCGATGGCGATACCTCGACCAGCGATACGGTGCTGGCCTTTGCCACCGGCAAGGCCGGCAACCAGCAGATCAACTGCGCCGGCTGCCCCGGGGCCGATGCCTTTGCCGCTGCGCTTGAGGACGTCTGCCGCCAGCTGGCCCATCTCGTCGTCAAGGATGGCGAAGGCGCGCAGAAGTTCATCCAGATCGCGGTTACCGGCGCGGTGAGCGACGAAAGCGCCCGCAAGGTCGGCCTGGCCATTGCCAACTCCCCGCTGGTCAAGACCGCGATTGCCGGCGAGGACGCCAATTGGGGCCGGGTCGTGATGGCGGTGGGCAAGGCCGGCGAACCGGCCGACCGCGACAAGCTGTCGATCGGCTTCGGCGGCACCTGGGCCGCGCGCGACGGGCTGCCGCGCGCCGACTATGACGAGGCCCCGGTGGCCGAGCATCTCAAAGGCCGGGAGGTGACCATTCAGGTCGATCTGGGCCTTGGCGAAGGCCGCGCCACCGTGTGGACCTGCGACCTGACTCACGGCTACATCTCGATCAACGCGGACTACCGCAGTTGA
- the addA gene encoding double-strand break repair helicase AddA, with translation MAGPRGGREVSKVFPLVGNQMRAVDPADTVWLSASAGTGKTQVLSARVLRLLLQEDVSPSQLLCLTFTKAGAAEMAVRVNEVLADWVRMPDTDLFKELGNIGAPCDPASRDRARTLFASVLDCPGGGLRIDTIHAFSQWLLAGFPEEAGLSPGTRPMEDRDRLLLLREVLSRLLIEAEERGDDAFLDALATLAIRMKGSEDVERFLLRCASARSAWFGPGSWEVGDLRPRVLRLLGLDEDASEEKLADLCSDEAFDVESLRACARILGGWKSKTGQDGATGIATWLPRSPSARYETLEDMAGLILNKDGSPKQLANICKQDPDYADYIVRVASSIAAIREQRTLLAVADYLIPALTLGRAFSHAWEEAKTREGLIDFDDQIRRAADLLNRQDVADWIRYKLDRRFDHVLIDEAQDTNAAQWEIIDALTGDFFSGLGQHGDRMRTLFVVGDYKQAIFRFQGTSPENFERAKERVRRYLEGAAGNVVSLRDPREVRELKDLGLGQSFRTARPILEFVDRAIAHIGHDRFGLKDLPEEHVGQDRNGIVTLWQPVGMESSDAEEPDFANDNGDADEGEETWLARPDRQLADRIARQVKSWLRDGFPLEKGGKRRAQAGDVMVLVRKRKELAGLIVARLHAAGVPVAGVDRLRLGAPLAVKDLVAALRFAVQPLDDLNLAALLVSPLVGWSQEQLLEHGYRDDGVRLWRHLRVSRDPGVQAAVSQLLQLLNRADYETPQALLQWLLVGPWAARERLVARLGREANDPIDELVNAAHAYSMTDVPSLVGFLHWFDAGDGELKREAEGAGGLVRVMTVHGSKGLQAPIVILADAADNPARGMGTPLELSDPLGEASGGLIQPPRIPLPPLRKEEKLGRLLDEETRAKAEEMEEHWRLLYVAMTRAEEALFVTGALGSREDAPAEDSWYARLAEVMGDACEYADDIWHKRREFGSLPAMPPETGTIAQICELSLLPPWAERPAAAEPRPPRPLAPSSLGEETAADPPWPPGSGIDAARRGVLIHKLLERLPELAEADREPAALRWLARHAADLDEALRREMAGAATGVLANADWAGLFAPDALAEVPIAALVGDQVVAGTIDRLLVEPERLRLVDFKTARRPPRSLEEVPRAIVRQMAAYAAALEVSFPGRRVEAALLYTAVPMLIELPAELLERHKPGLSTVE, from the coding sequence ATGGCAGGGCCGCGAGGAGGGCGGGAAGTGAGCAAGGTTTTCCCGCTGGTCGGCAACCAGATGCGGGCGGTCGATCCCGCCGACACGGTCTGGCTTTCCGCCTCGGCCGGCACCGGCAAGACGCAGGTGCTTTCGGCGCGTGTGCTGCGCCTGCTGTTGCAGGAGGATGTCAGCCCTTCGCAATTGCTGTGCCTGACCTTCACCAAGGCGGGCGCGGCGGAAATGGCCGTGCGTGTCAACGAGGTGCTGGCAGACTGGGTGCGGATGCCGGACACGGACCTGTTCAAGGAACTCGGCAATATCGGCGCGCCCTGCGATCCGGCATCGCGCGACCGGGCGCGCACGCTGTTCGCCTCGGTGCTCGATTGCCCGGGCGGCGGGCTCAGGATCGATACGATTCACGCCTTTTCGCAATGGTTGCTGGCCGGCTTTCCCGAGGAGGCCGGACTTTCCCCCGGCACCCGCCCGATGGAAGACCGGGACCGCCTGCTGCTGCTGCGCGAAGTCCTTTCGCGCCTGCTGATCGAGGCGGAGGAGCGCGGCGACGATGCGTTCCTCGATGCCCTCGCCACGCTGGCGATCCGCATGAAGGGCAGCGAGGATGTGGAACGCTTTCTCCTGCGCTGCGCCTCTGCCCGTTCGGCATGGTTCGGGCCGGGATCGTGGGAAGTGGGAGACCTGCGCCCCCGCGTGCTGCGCCTGCTGGGGCTGGACGAGGATGCCAGCGAGGAAAAGCTGGCGGACCTGTGCAGTGACGAGGCTTTCGATGTTGAATCGCTGCGCGCCTGCGCCCGAATCCTTGGTGGCTGGAAGTCAAAGACCGGGCAGGACGGAGCGACCGGCATCGCTACCTGGCTGCCTCGATCACCTTCTGCGCGCTACGAGACGCTGGAGGACATGGCGGGTCTTATCCTTAACAAGGATGGATCGCCCAAACAGCTTGCCAACATCTGCAAGCAGGACCCGGACTATGCCGATTACATCGTGCGCGTGGCCTCCTCGATTGCCGCGATCCGAGAGCAACGCACTTTGCTCGCTGTGGCCGATTACCTCATCCCCGCGCTCACGCTCGGGCGCGCCTTTTCCCATGCCTGGGAAGAGGCAAAGACGCGCGAAGGGCTGATCGATTTCGACGACCAGATCCGCCGCGCCGCCGACCTGCTCAACCGCCAGGATGTGGCTGACTGGATTCGCTACAAGCTGGACCGCCGCTTCGACCACGTGCTGATCGACGAGGCGCAGGATACCAACGCCGCGCAATGGGAAATCATCGATGCGCTGACCGGGGATTTCTTCTCTGGCCTTGGCCAGCATGGCGACCGGATGCGAACCCTGTTCGTGGTCGGCGATTACAAGCAGGCGATCTTCCGGTTCCAGGGCACCAGTCCGGAAAACTTCGAACGCGCGAAGGAGCGCGTCCGCCGATACCTTGAAGGCGCGGCGGGCAATGTGGTCAGCCTGAGGGATCCCCGCGAGGTGCGCGAATTGAAAGACCTGGGGCTCGGCCAGTCGTTCCGCACGGCCAGGCCCATCCTGGAATTCGTCGATCGCGCCATCGCGCATATCGGGCATGACCGCTTCGGGCTCAAGGACCTGCCCGAGGAGCATGTCGGCCAGGATCGCAATGGGATCGTCACGCTCTGGCAGCCGGTCGGCATGGAAAGCAGCGATGCCGAAGAGCCCGACTTTGCCAATGACAATGGCGATGCGGACGAGGGCGAGGAGACCTGGCTTGCCCGGCCCGACCGCCAGCTGGCAGACCGGATCGCGCGGCAGGTGAAGTCCTGGCTGCGCGATGGCTTCCCGCTTGAGAAGGGTGGCAAGCGCCGCGCGCAGGCGGGTGATGTCATGGTTCTGGTGCGCAAGCGCAAGGAACTTGCCGGGCTGATCGTGGCGCGGCTCCATGCCGCCGGCGTGCCGGTGGCCGGCGTTGACCGGCTGCGGCTTGGCGCGCCGCTGGCGGTGAAGGACCTTGTCGCCGCGCTGCGCTTTGCCGTGCAGCCGCTCGATGACCTGAACCTTGCCGCGCTTCTCGTCTCGCCGCTGGTGGGCTGGAGCCAGGAGCAGCTTCTGGAGCACGGCTATCGCGATGATGGTGTGCGGCTGTGGCGACACCTGCGTGTCTCGCGCGATCCCGGCGTACAGGCGGCGGTTTCGCAATTGCTGCAATTGCTGAACAGGGCGGACTACGAAACGCCGCAGGCCCTGCTGCAATGGCTGCTGGTTGGCCCTTGGGCGGCGCGCGAACGGCTGGTCGCGCGGCTGGGGCGCGAGGCGAATGATCCGATCGACGAACTGGTCAATGCGGCGCATGCCTATTCGATGACCGACGTGCCCAGCCTTGTCGGCTTTCTCCACTGGTTCGATGCCGGCGATGGCGAACTGAAGCGCGAGGCCGAAGGCGCTGGGGGGCTGGTGCGGGTGATGACCGTCCATGGCTCGAAAGGCCTGCAGGCGCCCATCGTGATCCTGGCCGATGCTGCCGATAATCCGGCAAGGGGCATGGGGACGCCGCTCGAGCTATCGGATCCGCTGGGCGAGGCTTCCGGCGGCCTGATCCAGCCGCCGCGCATTCCCTTGCCGCCGCTGCGCAAGGAGGAAAAGCTTGGTCGCCTGCTCGATGAAGAGACCAGGGCCAAGGCCGAGGAGATGGAGGAACACTGGCGGCTGCTCTATGTCGCCATGACCCGCGCGGAAGAGGCGCTGTTCGTAACCGGTGCCCTGGGATCGCGCGAGGATGCTCCCGCTGAGGACAGCTGGTATGCCCGGCTGGCCGAGGTGATGGGCGATGCCTGCGAATATGCGGACGATATCTGGCACAAGCGGCGCGAATTCGGCAGCCTGCCCGCCATGCCGCCGGAAACAGGCACCATTGCGCAGATCTGCGAGCTGTCCCTGCTTCCGCCCTGGGCCGAACGGCCCGCCGCAGCCGAGCCGCGCCCGCCGCGTCCGCTGGCGCCGAGTTCGCTGGGCGAGGAAACGGCCGCCGATCCGCCGTGGCCTCCGGGCAGCGGCATCGATGCTGCGCGGCGCGGGGTGCTGATCCACAAGCTCCTGGAACGCCTGCCCGAACTCGCCGAGGCCGACCGCGAGCCTGCCGCCCTGCGCTGGCTGGCCCGCCATGCCGCAGACCTCGATGAGGCACTGCGCCGGGAAATGGCGGGCGCGGCCACGGGCGTGCTGGCGAATGCGGACTGGGCTGGTCTGTTCGCGCCGGATGCGCTTGCCGAAGTGCCGATTGCCGCGCTGGTGGGCGATCAGGTCGTGGCCGGAACCATTGACCGCCTGCTCGTCGAGCCGGAGCGCCTGCGGCTGGTCGATTTCAAGACCGCCCGCCGCCCGCCACGCTCGCTTGAGGAAGTGCCGCGCGCAATCGTGCGCCAGATGGCGGCCTATGCGGCCGCACTGGAGGTTTCGTTCCCCGGTCGCCGGGTCGAGGCGGCATTGCTCTACACTGCGGTGCCGATGCTGATCGAGCTTCCGGCAGAGCTGCTTGAACGGCACAAGCCGGGCTTGTCCACGGTCGAGTAA
- the trxA gene encoding thioredoxin translates to MPTIAVTDASFEADVLKSDKPVLVDFWADWCGPCKMIGPSLEEISEEMADQVKIAKVDIMENTDTAAKFGVQSIPLMVLIKNGEVVAHKLGAAPKSQIKGWLESVL, encoded by the coding sequence ATGCCCACCATCGCCGTCACCGACGCCAGCTTCGAAGCCGATGTCCTCAAGTCCGACAAGCCGGTACTTGTCGATTTCTGGGCGGACTGGTGCGGCCCCTGCAAGATGATCGGACCGAGCCTTGAGGAAATCTCCGAGGAAATGGCCGACCAGGTGAAGATCGCCAAGGTCGACATCATGGAGAACACCGATACGGCCGCGAAGTTCGGCGTGCAGTCGATCCCGCTGATGGTGCTGATCAAGAACGGCGAAGTCGTCGCTCACAAGCTGGGCGCCGCACCGAAGAGCCAGATCAAGGGCTGGCTGGAAAGCGTCCTTTAA
- a CDS encoding energy transducer TonB — MRYFWAAALAGISAAGTASAGQEPVPIPTEFPRVMPVAPPILAPAPPPPSPYARPVRPKGNPAYWVTSVDYPAEALREEVSGVARFRLIVGTDGRVTQCEIMATSGSAALDATTCNLVTRRARFDPARDEAGNPTVGTYWNAVRWVIPVYMPPPPGSFTETFDVDNFGLRKNCRVISAKGDFYEKGPGDCGGDRPDYFRGQVAGKPALRVIRSLTITIANAPDQTGERPATVRALRPAGAWPVSGTRVTEAIVETDGTISDCRVTSVTGPLAEVLKVNTNDCPRRFERGYAAANGQIVRALVRMTDTTTVEQLSQPTAKPGKAAGD, encoded by the coding sequence ATGCGATACTTCTGGGCCGCAGCGCTTGCAGGAATATCCGCCGCCGGCACGGCAAGCGCCGGGCAGGAGCCGGTTCCGATTCCCACCGAGTTTCCCCGCGTCATGCCGGTCGCCCCGCCCATCCTGGCCCCGGCACCGCCGCCGCCTTCGCCCTATGCGCGGCCTGTCCGGCCGAAAGGCAACCCCGCCTACTGGGTTACATCGGTCGACTATCCTGCCGAAGCGCTGCGTGAAGAGGTTTCGGGGGTAGCGCGCTTTCGGTTGATCGTCGGTACCGATGGCCGTGTGACCCAGTGCGAAATCATGGCGACGAGCGGTTCCGCGGCGCTCGATGCCACCACCTGCAACCTGGTCACGCGCCGTGCCCGGTTCGATCCCGCCAGGGACGAGGCGGGCAACCCCACGGTCGGCACGTACTGGAACGCGGTGCGCTGGGTGATTCCCGTGTACATGCCGCCACCGCCGGGGTCCTTCACCGAAACCTTCGATGTCGACAATTTCGGGCTGCGCAAAAATTGCAGGGTCATCTCCGCCAAGGGGGATTTTTACGAAAAGGGACCCGGCGATTGCGGCGGAGACCGGCCGGACTATTTCCGCGGGCAGGTGGCGGGTAAACCGGCCCTGCGCGTGATCCGCAGCCTGACCATAACGATAGCCAACGCGCCCGACCAAACGGGTGAAAGGCCGGCGACGGTGCGGGCCTTGCGTCCGGCAGGGGCCTGGCCGGTATCCGGAACCCGCGTGACCGAGGCGATTGTCGAGACGGACGGCACAATCAGCGACTGCCGGGTGACGAGCGTCACCGGGCCGCTGGCAGAGGTGCTCAAGGTGAATACCAACGATTGCCCGCGACGCTTCGAGCGCGGCTATGCTGCTGCGAACGGCCAGATCGTGCGCGCCCTTGTCCGCATGACCGACACGACCACGGTCGAGCAACTGTCCCAGCCGACCGCAAAGCCCGGCAAGGCGGCAGGGGACTAA
- the addB gene encoding double-strand break repair protein AddB → MAAEAQAADRADGGHGPKVYSIAAHRGFADALVAGLLPRYGEGDLGLARLTLLLPSQRAIRTVTEAFVRLSGEQDRRGLLLPRMAAVGDLDIDETLGPLLDPLGAGDEIDPAVEPSHRWLRLAQILADELGERAPKGPALLRQAFELGRTMDRLLVEGIGPEELLAPRVIEVVGELAEHWRQSTLTFARVQARWLAELNAAGRLDAPARRNRLFDHAAQRWRDLPPATPIVAAGVTSASPSLARLLRVVSELPRGAVILPDLDLSLDAETWDALGRAGVGDAPGDAPFAPDDTVTHPQYHLKLLLNRMGVQRGEVQPWHRAGMAAAPPERSKAISNLFLPPAASARWVSLAADQRRLAGVQLMVSDHPGHEAQAIALRIREALETAEKRVAFITPDRALAARVIAHLGRWQIDADDTAGEPLPLTPAGRLFLQLAEVAANDAAPVPLLALLGHPYAGEAYGRADWLDHVRALDLALRGPRPGPGLAPLRALVERREAHDKGIAGWWSAVEALLSPLLDGGDELSLAGVLDAMIEAGEAISGGRIWGEADGRSLSAFVEDLRDAARANGTRIEREGLATALRDAMERIAVRKPWGGHPRVAVYGLIEARMSRADLVICGGLTEGTWPASPSPDALLAPPVLRALGVPGADFRIGLAAHDLAAALGAPEVVLSYARRDAAGPAIPSRFVLRVRAMLGADLLERHLDTRTPDLARRLTEPASTPPHPRPQPMPSAAQRDVPIAVTGLDRLRGDPYQFFASDILRLRSLDALDAEPTAAWKGTAVHAILERWHKQGGSLLAIADEELAKMSAHPLVRGLWWPRLIAGLEWIEARIAAQSAEGRRVLASEVKGHITFKGVKIKGRADRIDALADGTLAVVDYKTGGAPSGSMVQNGFALQLGLIGLMARDGAFEGVAGEPTRFEYWSLQKDKGSANGFGVMSEPVLEGRKKSGIPREDFLPETERFLTDAIDRWIKGSEPFTARLNPAVPGYADYDQLMRLDEWQGREEGGK, encoded by the coding sequence ATGGCGGCTGAGGCACAGGCGGCGGACCGGGCGGATGGCGGCCACGGCCCAAAGGTTTATTCCATCGCAGCCCATCGCGGCTTTGCCGATGCGCTCGTCGCCGGCCTGTTGCCGCGTTATGGCGAGGGTGACCTTGGCCTTGCCCGGCTGACCCTGCTGCTGCCCAGCCAGCGCGCCATCCGCACCGTGACCGAGGCCTTTGTCCGCCTTTCGGGCGAGCAGGACCGGCGCGGCCTGCTGCTGCCGCGCATGGCGGCAGTGGGCGATCTCGATATCGATGAAACGCTCGGGCCCCTGCTCGATCCGCTGGGCGCGGGGGACGAGATCGATCCCGCCGTGGAGCCAAGCCATCGCTGGCTGCGGCTGGCGCAGATCCTTGCCGATGAACTGGGTGAACGCGCGCCCAAGGGGCCGGCCCTGCTGCGTCAGGCTTTCGAACTGGGGCGCACGATGGATCGCCTGCTGGTCGAGGGCATTGGCCCTGAAGAGCTGCTGGCGCCGCGGGTGATCGAAGTGGTCGGCGAACTGGCCGAACACTGGCGGCAGTCGACGCTGACCTTTGCCCGCGTCCAGGCGCGGTGGCTTGCCGAACTGAACGCTGCGGGCCGGCTCGATGCCCCGGCGCGGCGCAATCGCCTGTTCGACCATGCAGCGCAGCGCTGGCGCGATCTGCCGCCGGCAACGCCGATCGTGGCCGCTGGCGTGACGAGCGCCTCGCCTTCGCTCGCGCGCTTGCTGCGGGTGGTGAGCGAACTGCCGCGCGGGGCGGTGATCCTGCCCGATCTTGATCTCTCGCTCGATGCCGAAACGTGGGATGCGCTTGGGCGGGCCGGTGTGGGCGACGCACCGGGCGATGCCCCCTTTGCGCCCGATGATACGGTGACGCATCCGCAATACCACCTCAAGCTGCTGCTCAATCGCATGGGCGTGCAGCGCGGGGAAGTGCAGCCCTGGCACCGTGCGGGCATGGCGGCGGCCCCGCCGGAACGCAGCAAGGCCATCTCCAACCTGTTCCTGCCGCCGGCCGCTTCGGCCCGCTGGGTCAGCCTTGCGGCAGACCAGCGGCGGCTGGCCGGCGTGCAGCTGATGGTCAGCGATCATCCGGGGCATGAGGCCCAGGCCATCGCCCTGCGCATCCGCGAGGCGCTGGAGACCGCGGAAAAACGCGTTGCCTTCATCACGCCGGACCGGGCGCTGGCCGCGCGGGTGATCGCCCATCTTGGCCGCTGGCAGATCGATGCCGACGATACGGCGGGTGAGCCGCTGCCGCTGACCCCGGCGGGCCGGCTGTTCCTGCAACTGGCCGAAGTGGCGGCAAACGATGCCGCGCCGGTTCCGCTGCTCGCCCTGCTGGGCCACCCCTATGCTGGCGAGGCCTATGGCCGCGCTGACTGGCTTGATCATGTCCGCGCGCTTGACCTTGCCCTGCGCGGGCCAAGGCCGGGGCCGGGGCTTGCGCCGCTGCGGGCGCTGGTGGAACGGCGCGAGGCGCATGACAAGGGCATCGCCGGCTGGTGGAGCGCGGTCGAGGCCTTGCTGTCGCCGCTGCTTGATGGCGGGGACGAACTGTCGCTCGCCGGCGTGCTCGATGCCATGATCGAGGCAGGCGAAGCGATCAGCGGCGGGCGCATCTGGGGCGAGGCCGATGGACGCTCTCTCTCGGCCTTTGTCGAAGATCTGCGCGATGCTGCGCGGGCGAATGGGACGCGCATCGAACGCGAAGGCCTTGCCACCGCGCTGCGCGACGCCATGGAGCGGATTGCCGTTCGCAAGCCCTGGGGCGGGCACCCGCGCGTAGCCGTCTATGGCCTGATCGAAGCCCGCATGAGCCGCGCCGACCTCGTCATCTGCGGCGGGCTGACCGAGGGCACCTGGCCGGCATCGCCGTCGCCCGATGCCCTGCTGGCCCCGCCCGTGCTGCGCGCACTTGGCGTTCCCGGCGCGGATTTTCGCATCGGACTTGCCGCGCACGACCTTGCCGCCGCACTCGGCGCGCCGGAAGTGGTCCTGAGCTATGCCCGGCGCGATGCTGCCGGACCGGCAATCCCTTCGCGCTTTGTCCTGCGCGTGCGGGCCATGTTGGGGGCGGACCTGCTGGAGCGCCATCTCGATACCCGCACCCCGGACCTTGCCCGGCGGCTGACTGAGCCTGCCTCCACCCCGCCGCACCCGCGCCCGCAGCCCATGCCTTCCGCTGCGCAACGCGACGTGCCGATCGCCGTGACCGGGCTCGACCGGCTGCGCGGCGATCCCTACCAGTTTTTTGCCAGCGACATCCTGCGGCTGCGTTCGCTTGACGCGCTGGATGCAGAACCCACGGCGGCCTGGAAGGGAACGGCGGTCCACGCGATCCTTGAACGCTGGCACAAGCAGGGCGGATCGCTGCTCGCCATTGCCGATGAAGAGCTGGCAAAGATGAGCGCCCATCCTCTGGTGCGCGGGCTGTGGTGGCCGCGGCTCATTGCCGGGCTCGAATGGATCGAGGCCCGGATTGCCGCGCAATCGGCGGAAGGGCGCCGTGTGCTGGCCAGCGAGGTCAAGGGGCACATCACCTTCAAGGGCGTGAAGATCAAGGGCCGTGCCGACCGGATCGACGCCCTGGCCGATGGCACGCTGGCCGTGGTCGATTACAAGACGGGCGGCGCGCCTTCGGGATCGATGGTGCAGAACGGCTTTGCCCTCCAGCTCGGCCTGATCGGCCTCATGGCGCGGGACGGCGCGTTTGAAGGCGTGGCCGGAGAACCGACCCGCTTCGAATACTGGTCGCTGCAAAAGGACAAGGGCAGCGCCAATGGCTTCGGCGTAATGTCTGAGCCCGTTCTCGAAGGCCGGAAGAAGTCCGGCATCCCGCGCGAGGACTTCCTGCCGGAAACCGAGCGGTTCCTGACCGATGCCATCGATCGCTGGATCAAGGGCAGCGAACCCTTCACCGCCCGGCTCAACCCCGCCGTGCCGGGCTATGCCGATTACGACCAGCTGATGCGGCTGGATGAATGGCAGGGCCGCGAGGAGGGCGGGAAGTGA